The following proteins come from a genomic window of Andrena cerasifolii isolate SP2316 chromosome 6, iyAndCera1_principal, whole genome shotgun sequence:
- the Miro gene encoding mitochondrial Rho GTPase isoform X6, producing the protein MVQRPVAPRRSVRILLIGDRGVGKTSLILSLVSEEYAEDVPFKAEEITIPADVTPEQVPTHIVDYSAAEQTEDQLADEIQKAHVICVVYSVVDEDTLDRAATYWLPLIRRCASNNRCPVVLVGNKIDLVDYSTIEAVYPIMKEFTEIESCIECSAKTLQNVSETFYYAQKAVLHPTTPLYNYDAQELTEECKIALQRIFKICDLDNDGLLNDMELNAFQQWCFNTPLQPQVLEDVKAVLSKNIQDGVCNGCVTMKGFMYLQCLFIQRGRNETTWAVLRKFGYDNELQMSKEYILPQLKVPTGCTTELSHKGQEFLTLLFMQHDRDRDGALSPSELESLFSRCLSPPWSDEYKYTVPTNEKGWITFQGYMCQWALLTLNNVRKTLEYMAYLGYNMYNNECQTNAILVTREKKLDLAKKQSNRNVYSCHVIGPKSSGKTTLCRTFVDPKLEVYACKLTDEVVPANSHVTVNTVHVYGQEKTIILRDINIHNVQDALTPAQIQCDAAALVYDASNPKSFEYIARIYIKYFADSKIPVLIVANKSDLSEVKQEYLLQPVSFCNKYKLMPPQPYSISRTVRREIFVKLATMAAFPHINQFGLMQGDSIVWWKAGLGIAVATVAGFVVMRVLNTEKR; encoded by the exons ATGGTGCAACGTCCAGTCGCGCCCAGGCGCAGCGTTAGAATTCTGTTGATCGGCGACCGCGGAGTCGGCAAGACTTCTCTGATACTGTCGCTAGTCAGCGAGGAGTACGCGGAAGATGTTCCCTTTAAAGCCGAAGAGATCACTATACCCGCGGACGTTACGCCCGAGCAGGTGCCCACGCACATCGTTGATTATTCAG CTGCTGAACAAACGGAGGATCAGTTGGCCGATGAGATTCAAAAAGCGCACGTAATTTGCGTTGTATATTCTGTGGTGGATGAGGATACGTTGGACAGAGCAGCTACTTATTGGCTACCGCTGATCAGGAGATGCGCGTCTAATAATCGCTGTCCAGTGGTACTTGTGGGGAACAAGATCGACCTTGTAGACTATTCTACTATCGAG GCTGTGTACCCTATAATGAAGGAATTCACTGAAATCGAAAGTTGTATCGAG TGTTCTGCCAAAACATTGCAAAATGTTTCCGAAACATTTTACTATGCACAAAAAGCTGTTTTACATCCCACTACACCGTTATACAATTATGATGCTCAAGAG CTTACAGAGGAATGTAAAATTGCGCTACAGAGAATTTTTAAA ATATGCGATTTGGATAATGACGGTTTGCTAAACGATATGGAGCTAAATGCATTTCAGCAATGGTGCTTCAACACTCCGTTGCAGCCGCAGGTGTTGGAGGATGTCAAGGCTGTATTGTCGAAAAATATTCAAGACGGGGTTTGCAATGGATGTGTTACCATGAAAG GCTTTATGTATCTTCAGTGTCTATTCATACAACGGGGAAGAAATGAAACTACTTGGGCCGTGTTGAGAAAATTTGGCTACGACAATGAGTTACAAATGTCCAAAGAATACATACTTCCACA ATTGAAGGTGCCTACTGGTTGCACAACTGAATTATCTCATAAGGGACAAGAATTTTTAACACTGTTATTTATGCAACATGACCGAGATCGGGATGGTGCTCTTTCGCCCTCAGAATTGGAATCGTTGTTCTCGAGGTGCTTGTCTCCACCCTGGAGCGATGAATATAAGTACACTGTACCAACTAATGAGAAG GGTTGGATCACATTTCAAGGGTACATGTGTCAATGGGCGCTATTAACTCTCAATAATGTACGAAAAACGTTAGAGTACATGGCATATCTAGGTTACAACATGTATAATAACGAATGCCAAACAAACGCAATCCTAGTCACGCGCGAGAAAAAATTGGACTTGGCAAAAAAGCAATCAAACAGGAATGTTTATAGTTGTCACGTAATTGGCCCAAAGAGTAGCGGGAAAACAACGCTATGTAGAACGTTCGTTGATCCGAAACTCGAGGTATATGCATGT AAATTAACCGACGAAGTGGTCCCAGCGAATTCACACGTAACTGTGAACACGGTGCATGTGTACGGTCAAGAGAAGACAATAATCCTGCGGGACATAAACATACATAATGTTCAGGATGCTCTAACTCCAGCGCAGATTCAGTGTGACGCGGCAGCTCTTGTATATGATGCCAGTAATCCTAAGTCGTTTGAATATATCGCACGAATTTACATT AAATACTTTGCGGATAGTAAGATTCCTGTTCTTATAGTAGCAAATAAGAGCGATCTGTCGGAAGTGAAGCAAGAATATTTGCTACAGCCAGTAAGTTTTTGCAATAAGTACAAACTGATGCCACCACAACCTTACAGCATTTCTCGTACCGTGCGGCGCGAAATCTTCGTGAAACTAGCGACAATGGCAGCTTTCCC ACATATAAATCAATTTGGACTGATGCAAGGGGATTCTATCGTCTGGTGGAAGGCTGGTCTGGGAATTGCTGTAGCCACGGTCGCCGGCTTCGTGGTGATGCGCGTCTTGAACACAGAGAAAAGATAG
- the Miro gene encoding mitochondrial Rho GTPase isoform X7, with translation MVQRPVAPRRSVRILLIGDRGVGKTSLILSLVSEEYAEDVPFKAEEITIPADVTPEQVPTHIVDYSAAEQTEDQLADEIQKAHVICVVYSVVDEDTLDRAATYWLPLIRRCASNNRCPVVLVGNKIDLVDYSTIEAVYPIMKEFTEIESCIECSAKTLQNVSETFYYAQKAVLHPTTPLYNYDAQELTEECKIALQRIFKICDLDNDGLLNDMELNAFQQWCFNTPLQPQVLEDVKAVLSKNIQDGVCNGCVTMKGFMYLQCLFIQRGRNETTWAVLRKFGYDNELQMSKEYILPQLKVPTGCTTELSHKGQEFLTLLFMQHDRDRDGALSPSELESLFSRCLSPPWSDEYKYTVPTNEKGWITFQGYMCQWALLTLNNVRKTLEYMAYLGYNMYNNECQTNAILVTREKKLDLAKKQSNRNVYSCHVIGPKSSGKTTLCRTFVDPKLEKLTDEVVPANSHVTVNTVHVYGQEKTIILRDINIHNVQDALTPAQIQCDAAALVYDASNPKSFEYIARIYIKYFADSKIPVLIVANKSDLSEVKQEYLLQPVSFCNKYKLMPPQPYSISRTVRREIFVKLATMAAFPHINQFGLMQGDSIVWWKAGLGIAVATVAGFVVMRVLNTEKR, from the exons ATGGTGCAACGTCCAGTCGCGCCCAGGCGCAGCGTTAGAATTCTGTTGATCGGCGACCGCGGAGTCGGCAAGACTTCTCTGATACTGTCGCTAGTCAGCGAGGAGTACGCGGAAGATGTTCCCTTTAAAGCCGAAGAGATCACTATACCCGCGGACGTTACGCCCGAGCAGGTGCCCACGCACATCGTTGATTATTCAG CTGCTGAACAAACGGAGGATCAGTTGGCCGATGAGATTCAAAAAGCGCACGTAATTTGCGTTGTATATTCTGTGGTGGATGAGGATACGTTGGACAGAGCAGCTACTTATTGGCTACCGCTGATCAGGAGATGCGCGTCTAATAATCGCTGTCCAGTGGTACTTGTGGGGAACAAGATCGACCTTGTAGACTATTCTACTATCGAG GCTGTGTACCCTATAATGAAGGAATTCACTGAAATCGAAAGTTGTATCGAG TGTTCTGCCAAAACATTGCAAAATGTTTCCGAAACATTTTACTATGCACAAAAAGCTGTTTTACATCCCACTACACCGTTATACAATTATGATGCTCAAGAG CTTACAGAGGAATGTAAAATTGCGCTACAGAGAATTTTTAAA ATATGCGATTTGGATAATGACGGTTTGCTAAACGATATGGAGCTAAATGCATTTCAGCAATGGTGCTTCAACACTCCGTTGCAGCCGCAGGTGTTGGAGGATGTCAAGGCTGTATTGTCGAAAAATATTCAAGACGGGGTTTGCAATGGATGTGTTACCATGAAAG GCTTTATGTATCTTCAGTGTCTATTCATACAACGGGGAAGAAATGAAACTACTTGGGCCGTGTTGAGAAAATTTGGCTACGACAATGAGTTACAAATGTCCAAAGAATACATACTTCCACA ATTGAAGGTGCCTACTGGTTGCACAACTGAATTATCTCATAAGGGACAAGAATTTTTAACACTGTTATTTATGCAACATGACCGAGATCGGGATGGTGCTCTTTCGCCCTCAGAATTGGAATCGTTGTTCTCGAGGTGCTTGTCTCCACCCTGGAGCGATGAATATAAGTACACTGTACCAACTAATGAGAAG GGTTGGATCACATTTCAAGGGTACATGTGTCAATGGGCGCTATTAACTCTCAATAATGTACGAAAAACGTTAGAGTACATGGCATATCTAGGTTACAACATGTATAATAACGAATGCCAAACAAACGCAATCCTAGTCACGCGCGAGAAAAAATTGGACTTGGCAAAAAAGCAATCAAACAGGAATGTTTATAGTTGTCACGTAATTGGCCCAAAGAGTAGCGGGAAAACAACGCTATGTAGAACGTTCGTTGATCCGAAACTCGAG AAATTAACCGACGAAGTGGTCCCAGCGAATTCACACGTAACTGTGAACACGGTGCATGTGTACGGTCAAGAGAAGACAATAATCCTGCGGGACATAAACATACATAATGTTCAGGATGCTCTAACTCCAGCGCAGATTCAGTGTGACGCGGCAGCTCTTGTATATGATGCCAGTAATCCTAAGTCGTTTGAATATATCGCACGAATTTACATT AAATACTTTGCGGATAGTAAGATTCCTGTTCTTATAGTAGCAAATAAGAGCGATCTGTCGGAAGTGAAGCAAGAATATTTGCTACAGCCAGTAAGTTTTTGCAATAAGTACAAACTGATGCCACCACAACCTTACAGCATTTCTCGTACCGTGCGGCGCGAAATCTTCGTGAAACTAGCGACAATGGCAGCTTTCCC ACATATAAATCAATTTGGACTGATGCAAGGGGATTCTATCGTCTGGTGGAAGGCTGGTCTGGGAATTGCTGTAGCCACGGTCGCCGGCTTCGTGGTGATGCGCGTCTTGAACACAGAGAAAAGATAG
- the Miro gene encoding mitochondrial Rho GTPase isoform X1, whose translation MVQRPVAPRRSVRILLIGDRGVGKTSLILSLVSEEYAEDVPFKAEEITIPADVTPEQVPTHIVDYSAAEQTEDQLADEIQKAHVICVVYSVVDEDTLDRAATYWLPLIRRCASNNRCPVVLVGNKIDLVDYSTIEAVYPIMKEFTEIESCIECSAKTLQNVSETFYYAQKAVLHPTTPLYNYDAQELTEECKIALQRIFKICDLDNDGLLNDMELNAFQQWCFNTPLQPQVLEDVKAVLSKNIQDGVCNGCVTMKGFMYLQCLFIQRGRNETTWAVLRKFGYDNELQMSKEYILPQLKVPTGCTTELSHKGQEFLTLLFMQHDRDRDGALSPSELESLFSRCLSPPWSDEYKYTVPTNEKGWITFQGYMCQWALLTLNNVRKTLEYMAYLGYNMYNNECQTNAILVTREKKLDLAKKQSNRNVYSCHVIGPKSSGKTTLCRTFVDPKLEVYACKLTDEVVPANSHVTVNTVHVYGQEKTIILRDINIHNVQDALTPAQIQCDAAALVYDASNPKSFEYIARIYIKYFADSKIPVLIVANKSDLSEVKQEYLLQPVSFCNKYKLMPPQPYSISRTVRREIFVKLATMAAFPRFQGAWVLFYKDSRFRRMVHVLLDKPSPTQWWNSFTRHINQFGLMQGDSIVWWKAGLGIAVATVAGFVVMRVLNTEKR comes from the exons ATGGTGCAACGTCCAGTCGCGCCCAGGCGCAGCGTTAGAATTCTGTTGATCGGCGACCGCGGAGTCGGCAAGACTTCTCTGATACTGTCGCTAGTCAGCGAGGAGTACGCGGAAGATGTTCCCTTTAAAGCCGAAGAGATCACTATACCCGCGGACGTTACGCCCGAGCAGGTGCCCACGCACATCGTTGATTATTCAG CTGCTGAACAAACGGAGGATCAGTTGGCCGATGAGATTCAAAAAGCGCACGTAATTTGCGTTGTATATTCTGTGGTGGATGAGGATACGTTGGACAGAGCAGCTACTTATTGGCTACCGCTGATCAGGAGATGCGCGTCTAATAATCGCTGTCCAGTGGTACTTGTGGGGAACAAGATCGACCTTGTAGACTATTCTACTATCGAG GCTGTGTACCCTATAATGAAGGAATTCACTGAAATCGAAAGTTGTATCGAG TGTTCTGCCAAAACATTGCAAAATGTTTCCGAAACATTTTACTATGCACAAAAAGCTGTTTTACATCCCACTACACCGTTATACAATTATGATGCTCAAGAG CTTACAGAGGAATGTAAAATTGCGCTACAGAGAATTTTTAAA ATATGCGATTTGGATAATGACGGTTTGCTAAACGATATGGAGCTAAATGCATTTCAGCAATGGTGCTTCAACACTCCGTTGCAGCCGCAGGTGTTGGAGGATGTCAAGGCTGTATTGTCGAAAAATATTCAAGACGGGGTTTGCAATGGATGTGTTACCATGAAAG GCTTTATGTATCTTCAGTGTCTATTCATACAACGGGGAAGAAATGAAACTACTTGGGCCGTGTTGAGAAAATTTGGCTACGACAATGAGTTACAAATGTCCAAAGAATACATACTTCCACA ATTGAAGGTGCCTACTGGTTGCACAACTGAATTATCTCATAAGGGACAAGAATTTTTAACACTGTTATTTATGCAACATGACCGAGATCGGGATGGTGCTCTTTCGCCCTCAGAATTGGAATCGTTGTTCTCGAGGTGCTTGTCTCCACCCTGGAGCGATGAATATAAGTACACTGTACCAACTAATGAGAAG GGTTGGATCACATTTCAAGGGTACATGTGTCAATGGGCGCTATTAACTCTCAATAATGTACGAAAAACGTTAGAGTACATGGCATATCTAGGTTACAACATGTATAATAACGAATGCCAAACAAACGCAATCCTAGTCACGCGCGAGAAAAAATTGGACTTGGCAAAAAAGCAATCAAACAGGAATGTTTATAGTTGTCACGTAATTGGCCCAAAGAGTAGCGGGAAAACAACGCTATGTAGAACGTTCGTTGATCCGAAACTCGAGGTATATGCATGT AAATTAACCGACGAAGTGGTCCCAGCGAATTCACACGTAACTGTGAACACGGTGCATGTGTACGGTCAAGAGAAGACAATAATCCTGCGGGACATAAACATACATAATGTTCAGGATGCTCTAACTCCAGCGCAGATTCAGTGTGACGCGGCAGCTCTTGTATATGATGCCAGTAATCCTAAGTCGTTTGAATATATCGCACGAATTTACATT AAATACTTTGCGGATAGTAAGATTCCTGTTCTTATAGTAGCAAATAAGAGCGATCTGTCGGAAGTGAAGCAAGAATATTTGCTACAGCCAGTAAGTTTTTGCAATAAGTACAAACTGATGCCACCACAACCTTACAGCATTTCTCGTACCGTGCGGCGCGAAATCTTCGTGAAACTAGCGACAATGGCAGCTTTCCC CCGCTTTCAAGGAGCATGGGTATTATTTTACAAAGACAG TCGTTTCAGGCGTATGGTCCACGTGTTGCTTGACAAACCCTCTCCCACGCAATGGTGGAATTCTTTTACAAG ACATATAAATCAATTTGGACTGATGCAAGGGGATTCTATCGTCTGGTGGAAGGCTGGTCTGGGAATTGCTGTAGCCACGGTCGCCGGCTTCGTGGTGATGCGCGTCTTGAACACAGAGAAAAGATAG
- the Miro gene encoding mitochondrial Rho GTPase isoform X3 produces MVQRPVAPRRSVRILLIGDRGVGKTSLILSLVSEEYAEDVPFKAEEITIPADVTPEQVPTHIVDYSAAEQTEDQLADEIQKAHVICVVYSVVDEDTLDRAATYWLPLIRRCASNNRCPVVLVGNKIDLVDYSTIEAVYPIMKEFTEIESCIECSAKTLQNVSETFYYAQKAVLHPTTPLYNYDAQELTEECKIALQRIFKICDLDNDGLLNDMELNAFQQWCFNTPLQPQVLEDVKAVLSKNIQDGVCNGCVTMKGFMYLQCLFIQRGRNETTWAVLRKFGYDNELQMSKEYILPQLKVPTGCTTELSHKGQEFLTLLFMQHDRDRDGALSPSELESLFSRCLSPPWSDEYKYTVPTNEKGWITFQGYMCQWALLTLNNVRKTLEYMAYLGYNMYNNECQTNAILVTREKKLDLAKKQSNRNVYSCHVIGPKSSGKTTLCRTFVDPKLEVYACKLTDEVVPANSHVTVNTVHVYGQEKTIILRDINIHNVQDALTPAQIQCDAAALVYDASNPKSFEYIARIYIKYFADSKIPVLIVANKSDLSEVKQEYLLQPVSFCNKYKLMPPQPYSISRTVRREIFVKLATMAAFPRFRRMVHVLLDKPSPTQWWNSFTRHINQFGLMQGDSIVWWKAGLGIAVATVAGFVVMRVLNTEKR; encoded by the exons ATGGTGCAACGTCCAGTCGCGCCCAGGCGCAGCGTTAGAATTCTGTTGATCGGCGACCGCGGAGTCGGCAAGACTTCTCTGATACTGTCGCTAGTCAGCGAGGAGTACGCGGAAGATGTTCCCTTTAAAGCCGAAGAGATCACTATACCCGCGGACGTTACGCCCGAGCAGGTGCCCACGCACATCGTTGATTATTCAG CTGCTGAACAAACGGAGGATCAGTTGGCCGATGAGATTCAAAAAGCGCACGTAATTTGCGTTGTATATTCTGTGGTGGATGAGGATACGTTGGACAGAGCAGCTACTTATTGGCTACCGCTGATCAGGAGATGCGCGTCTAATAATCGCTGTCCAGTGGTACTTGTGGGGAACAAGATCGACCTTGTAGACTATTCTACTATCGAG GCTGTGTACCCTATAATGAAGGAATTCACTGAAATCGAAAGTTGTATCGAG TGTTCTGCCAAAACATTGCAAAATGTTTCCGAAACATTTTACTATGCACAAAAAGCTGTTTTACATCCCACTACACCGTTATACAATTATGATGCTCAAGAG CTTACAGAGGAATGTAAAATTGCGCTACAGAGAATTTTTAAA ATATGCGATTTGGATAATGACGGTTTGCTAAACGATATGGAGCTAAATGCATTTCAGCAATGGTGCTTCAACACTCCGTTGCAGCCGCAGGTGTTGGAGGATGTCAAGGCTGTATTGTCGAAAAATATTCAAGACGGGGTTTGCAATGGATGTGTTACCATGAAAG GCTTTATGTATCTTCAGTGTCTATTCATACAACGGGGAAGAAATGAAACTACTTGGGCCGTGTTGAGAAAATTTGGCTACGACAATGAGTTACAAATGTCCAAAGAATACATACTTCCACA ATTGAAGGTGCCTACTGGTTGCACAACTGAATTATCTCATAAGGGACAAGAATTTTTAACACTGTTATTTATGCAACATGACCGAGATCGGGATGGTGCTCTTTCGCCCTCAGAATTGGAATCGTTGTTCTCGAGGTGCTTGTCTCCACCCTGGAGCGATGAATATAAGTACACTGTACCAACTAATGAGAAG GGTTGGATCACATTTCAAGGGTACATGTGTCAATGGGCGCTATTAACTCTCAATAATGTACGAAAAACGTTAGAGTACATGGCATATCTAGGTTACAACATGTATAATAACGAATGCCAAACAAACGCAATCCTAGTCACGCGCGAGAAAAAATTGGACTTGGCAAAAAAGCAATCAAACAGGAATGTTTATAGTTGTCACGTAATTGGCCCAAAGAGTAGCGGGAAAACAACGCTATGTAGAACGTTCGTTGATCCGAAACTCGAGGTATATGCATGT AAATTAACCGACGAAGTGGTCCCAGCGAATTCACACGTAACTGTGAACACGGTGCATGTGTACGGTCAAGAGAAGACAATAATCCTGCGGGACATAAACATACATAATGTTCAGGATGCTCTAACTCCAGCGCAGATTCAGTGTGACGCGGCAGCTCTTGTATATGATGCCAGTAATCCTAAGTCGTTTGAATATATCGCACGAATTTACATT AAATACTTTGCGGATAGTAAGATTCCTGTTCTTATAGTAGCAAATAAGAGCGATCTGTCGGAAGTGAAGCAAGAATATTTGCTACAGCCAGTAAGTTTTTGCAATAAGTACAAACTGATGCCACCACAACCTTACAGCATTTCTCGTACCGTGCGGCGCGAAATCTTCGTGAAACTAGCGACAATGGCAGCTTTCCC TCGTTTCAGGCGTATGGTCCACGTGTTGCTTGACAAACCCTCTCCCACGCAATGGTGGAATTCTTTTACAAG ACATATAAATCAATTTGGACTGATGCAAGGGGATTCTATCGTCTGGTGGAAGGCTGGTCTGGGAATTGCTGTAGCCACGGTCGCCGGCTTCGTGGTGATGCGCGTCTTGAACACAGAGAAAAGATAG
- the Miro gene encoding mitochondrial Rho GTPase isoform X4, translating to MVQRPVAPRRSVRILLIGDRGVGKTSLILSLVSEEYAEDVPFKAEEITIPADVTPEQVPTHIVDYSAAEQTEDQLADEIQKAHVICVVYSVVDEDTLDRAATYWLPLIRRCASNNRCPVVLVGNKIDLVDYSTIEAVYPIMKEFTEIESCIECSAKTLQNVSETFYYAQKAVLHPTTPLYNYDAQELTEECKIALQRIFKICDLDNDGLLNDMELNAFQQWCFNTPLQPQVLEDVKAVLSKNIQDGVCNGCVTMKGFMYLQCLFIQRGRNETTWAVLRKFGYDNELQMSKEYILPQLKVPTGCTTELSHKGQEFLTLLFMQHDRDRDGALSPSELESLFSRCLSPPWSDEYKYTVPTNEKGWITFQGYMCQWALLTLNNVRKTLEYMAYLGYNMYNNECQTNAILVTREKKLDLAKKQSNRNVYSCHVIGPKSSGKTTLCRTFVDPKLEVYACKLTDEVVPANSHVTVNTVHVYGQEKTIILRDINIHNVQDALTPAQIQCDAAALVYDASNPKSFEYIARIYIKYFADSKIPVLIVANKSDLSEVKQEYLLQPVSFCNKYKLMPPQPYSISRTVRREIFVKLATMAAFPRFQGAWVLFYKDRHINQFGLMQGDSIVWWKAGLGIAVATVAGFVVMRVLNTEKR from the exons ATGGTGCAACGTCCAGTCGCGCCCAGGCGCAGCGTTAGAATTCTGTTGATCGGCGACCGCGGAGTCGGCAAGACTTCTCTGATACTGTCGCTAGTCAGCGAGGAGTACGCGGAAGATGTTCCCTTTAAAGCCGAAGAGATCACTATACCCGCGGACGTTACGCCCGAGCAGGTGCCCACGCACATCGTTGATTATTCAG CTGCTGAACAAACGGAGGATCAGTTGGCCGATGAGATTCAAAAAGCGCACGTAATTTGCGTTGTATATTCTGTGGTGGATGAGGATACGTTGGACAGAGCAGCTACTTATTGGCTACCGCTGATCAGGAGATGCGCGTCTAATAATCGCTGTCCAGTGGTACTTGTGGGGAACAAGATCGACCTTGTAGACTATTCTACTATCGAG GCTGTGTACCCTATAATGAAGGAATTCACTGAAATCGAAAGTTGTATCGAG TGTTCTGCCAAAACATTGCAAAATGTTTCCGAAACATTTTACTATGCACAAAAAGCTGTTTTACATCCCACTACACCGTTATACAATTATGATGCTCAAGAG CTTACAGAGGAATGTAAAATTGCGCTACAGAGAATTTTTAAA ATATGCGATTTGGATAATGACGGTTTGCTAAACGATATGGAGCTAAATGCATTTCAGCAATGGTGCTTCAACACTCCGTTGCAGCCGCAGGTGTTGGAGGATGTCAAGGCTGTATTGTCGAAAAATATTCAAGACGGGGTTTGCAATGGATGTGTTACCATGAAAG GCTTTATGTATCTTCAGTGTCTATTCATACAACGGGGAAGAAATGAAACTACTTGGGCCGTGTTGAGAAAATTTGGCTACGACAATGAGTTACAAATGTCCAAAGAATACATACTTCCACA ATTGAAGGTGCCTACTGGTTGCACAACTGAATTATCTCATAAGGGACAAGAATTTTTAACACTGTTATTTATGCAACATGACCGAGATCGGGATGGTGCTCTTTCGCCCTCAGAATTGGAATCGTTGTTCTCGAGGTGCTTGTCTCCACCCTGGAGCGATGAATATAAGTACACTGTACCAACTAATGAGAAG GGTTGGATCACATTTCAAGGGTACATGTGTCAATGGGCGCTATTAACTCTCAATAATGTACGAAAAACGTTAGAGTACATGGCATATCTAGGTTACAACATGTATAATAACGAATGCCAAACAAACGCAATCCTAGTCACGCGCGAGAAAAAATTGGACTTGGCAAAAAAGCAATCAAACAGGAATGTTTATAGTTGTCACGTAATTGGCCCAAAGAGTAGCGGGAAAACAACGCTATGTAGAACGTTCGTTGATCCGAAACTCGAGGTATATGCATGT AAATTAACCGACGAAGTGGTCCCAGCGAATTCACACGTAACTGTGAACACGGTGCATGTGTACGGTCAAGAGAAGACAATAATCCTGCGGGACATAAACATACATAATGTTCAGGATGCTCTAACTCCAGCGCAGATTCAGTGTGACGCGGCAGCTCTTGTATATGATGCCAGTAATCCTAAGTCGTTTGAATATATCGCACGAATTTACATT AAATACTTTGCGGATAGTAAGATTCCTGTTCTTATAGTAGCAAATAAGAGCGATCTGTCGGAAGTGAAGCAAGAATATTTGCTACAGCCAGTAAGTTTTTGCAATAAGTACAAACTGATGCCACCACAACCTTACAGCATTTCTCGTACCGTGCGGCGCGAAATCTTCGTGAAACTAGCGACAATGGCAGCTTTCCC CCGCTTTCAAGGAGCATGGGTATTATTTTACAAAGACAG ACATATAAATCAATTTGGACTGATGCAAGGGGATTCTATCGTCTGGTGGAAGGCTGGTCTGGGAATTGCTGTAGCCACGGTCGCCGGCTTCGTGGTGATGCGCGTCTTGAACACAGAGAAAAGATAG